The following proteins are encoded in a genomic region of Phycisphaera sp.:
- a CDS encoding zincin-like metallopeptidase domain-containing protein, with the protein MSREIYQAVTDRILELLDRGVVPWRHPIRGGGSGGYPKNLESSREYRGINVFLLAVTGWLQGYGSPYWLTFRQAKARNGHVRKGEKGALVIFWKQHATQDKETGEDITVPVLRRCTVFNAEQCEGIKVPGAIEVEEDPEPFIPIEAAAAIVDGYAGGPRIEHGGHLAFYRPSEDLVRIAEPERFVDREGYYATLFHELVHSTGHSSRLDRGLDTDSAPFGSPDYSKEELVAEMGAAFLAAAAGIGQETVEQSAAYIQGWRKRLAGDEKLVVHAAGAGQKAADWITNGDRGQEPA; encoded by the coding sequence ATGTCGCGAGAGATCTACCAGGCGGTCACCGATCGCATCCTCGAACTGCTCGACCGGGGCGTCGTGCCATGGCGCCACCCGATCCGTGGTGGAGGATCTGGTGGGTATCCCAAGAACCTCGAGTCCAGCCGCGAGTACCGCGGCATCAACGTCTTCCTCCTGGCCGTCACCGGCTGGCTCCAAGGCTACGGCTCGCCGTACTGGCTGACCTTCCGCCAGGCTAAGGCCAGGAACGGGCACGTTCGCAAGGGCGAAAAGGGCGCGCTGGTCATCTTTTGGAAGCAGCACGCCACCCAGGACAAGGAGACCGGCGAGGACATCACCGTCCCGGTCCTGCGCCGATGCACCGTCTTCAACGCCGAGCAATGCGAGGGGATCAAGGTTCCCGGGGCGATCGAGGTCGAGGAAGATCCCGAACCCTTCATTCCCATCGAGGCCGCAGCGGCCATTGTCGACGGCTACGCCGGCGGGCCCCGCATCGAGCACGGTGGACACCTGGCGTTCTACCGGCCAAGCGAGGACCTGGTCCGCATCGCAGAGCCGGAGCGGTTCGTTGATCGCGAGGGGTACTACGCGACGCTCTTCCACGAGTTGGTGCATTCAACCGGCCACAGCTCACGCCTGGATCGCGGCCTGGATACCGACTCTGCGCCGTTCGGATCGCCGGACTACTCGAAGGAGGAGCTGGTCGCCGAGATGGGAGCGGCGTTCCTCGCCGCGGCCGCCGGCATCGGCCAGGAGACCGTCGAACAATCGGCCGCGTACATCCAGGGGTGGCGCAAGAGGCTTGCCGGCGATGAGAAGCTGGTCGTCCACGCCGCGGGAGCGGGGCAGAAGGCGGCGGACTGGATCACCAACGGCGACCGCGGCCAAGAGCCAGCTTGA
- a CDS encoding type II toxin-antitoxin system Phd/YefM family antitoxin, with product MTRTDDITTASDYRSHQADTHAKLRETGRPIFITNRGRPEAVLLSPEAYDELLDQAQLPEILAAIRQSEQEFADGKGVDAFEAIQGIAERHGLTLDR from the coding sequence ATGACCCGCACCGACGACATCACCACGGCCAGCGACTACCGCAGCCACCAGGCCGACACCCACGCCAAGCTCCGTGAGACCGGGCGGCCCATCTTCATCACCAATCGCGGCCGGCCAGAGGCCGTGCTCCTGAGCCCCGAGGCCTACGACGAGCTGCTCGACCAGGCCCAGCTTCCCGAGATCCTGGCCGCGATCCGGCAGAGCGAGCAAGAGTTCGCGGATGGGAAGGGTGTCGACGCCTTCGAAGCGATCCAAGGGATCGCTGAACGGCATGGCCTCACGCTCGATCGATGA
- a CDS encoding multiubiquitin domain-containing protein has translation MAEHKTDELNELDIEQYTKSNPSDQKPDARVYIIRIDREVQRVSQKELSGEEILQLVQKSAQTHKLFQKLRGREPEEIDANQTVSFVAPGVERFMTIPLDTTEGSRG, from the coding sequence ATGGCAGAGCACAAGACCGACGAATTGAACGAACTCGATATCGAGCAGTACACCAAGAGCAATCCGTCAGACCAGAAGCCCGATGCACGGGTCTACATCATCCGCATCGACCGCGAAGTCCAACGCGTCTCGCAGAAGGAGCTCTCCGGAGAAGAGATCCTCCAATTGGTCCAGAAGTCCGCGCAGACCCACAAGCTCTTCCAGAAGCTCAGGGGACGCGAGCCCGAAGAGATCGACGCGAACCAGACCGTGAGTTTTGTGGCTCCTGGAGTCGAGCGATTCATGACCATCCCGCTGGACACGACGGAGGGCTCCCGTGGCTAG
- a CDS encoding ParA family protein, translating to MRHTHSTTVIAVGNQKGGVGKTTTTINLATALGTMGKRSLIIDLDANCGATRSLGVPPDSYQGSYEVLLGDEDPVTVALETDLEEGIEFPEGVSLIPANRDLECVDAELARVHRLTDYRDCLRRPIEKLVATGRWDFVFLDTAPNISTPTAAAYRVAEWFILTATPERLAIEGLNDAMSDIDTVRRSNNPNLKLLGVSLSCVNKRTKIAREIIDWVDETFVDAGLYGDFKNRISRATAVPTAQMSGRTIFQTEPKHKVAEEYRKLAREVLDRLEAAEQERRGQLAMSGARRAGADG from the coding sequence ATGCGACACACACACTCGACCACCGTCATCGCCGTCGGGAACCAGAAAGGCGGCGTCGGCAAGACGACCACAACGATCAATCTGGCGACAGCCTTGGGCACGATGGGGAAGCGCTCGCTCATCATCGATCTCGATGCGAACTGCGGCGCGACCCGCAGCCTGGGCGTGCCGCCCGACAGCTACCAGGGCAGCTACGAGGTGCTGCTGGGCGACGAGGATCCGGTCACCGTTGCTCTCGAAACGGACCTGGAGGAGGGGATCGAGTTCCCCGAGGGCGTGTCCCTGATCCCAGCGAATCGCGACCTGGAGTGCGTGGACGCCGAGCTGGCCAGGGTCCACAGGCTGACCGACTACCGGGACTGCCTGCGCCGGCCCATCGAAAAGCTCGTGGCGACGGGGCGGTGGGACTTCGTCTTCCTGGATACCGCACCCAACATCAGCACGCCCACCGCCGCGGCGTACCGGGTGGCCGAGTGGTTCATCCTGACCGCGACCCCGGAACGCCTGGCGATCGAGGGGCTCAACGACGCGATGAGCGACATCGACACCGTGCGCCGATCCAACAACCCGAACCTGAAGCTGCTGGGCGTCTCGTTGTCCTGCGTGAACAAACGCACCAAGATCGCCCGTGAGATCATCGACTGGGTCGACGAGACGTTCGTCGATGCTGGCTTGTATGGCGACTTCAAGAACCGGATCAGCCGGGCCACGGCCGTGCCGACCGCCCAGATGAGCGGGCGGACCATCTTCCAGACCGAGCCGAAGCACAAAGTGGCCGAGGAGTACCGGAAGCTGGCCCGTGAGGTGCTGGACCGGCTGGAGGCCGCCGAGCAGGAGCGGCGTGGACAGCTGGCCATGAGCGGTGCGAGGAGGGCAGGGGCCGATGGCTAA
- a CDS encoding tyrosine-type recombinase/integrase, whose translation MDGIGTGSSSEIVRVGPASERALTAGQFQGLADVPAAAVWLANIANPNTRRAYKTDVEAFVAFCGIERAEEFREVTRAHVIAWRSVLESSAPPTAPGPDGLPRPLAPATIRRKLSAVSSLYDYLCNENAVESNPVAGVKRPTEGANEGKTPALSDAQARDLLAAPMKGKDPGSIKARRDRAILATYLFHALRRSEVADLRVLDMRERRGVMHFTVFGKGSKTRYVPVHPAALSAIQEYLTAAKHREDRSGALFRPVRNNRTGRMDLAITGDGIYKLLKKYGAAAGITMDGLCLHALRATAATNALEHQADIAYVQMWLGHSSIATTRLYDRRRSRPEDSPTFKVRY comes from the coding sequence ATGGATGGAATAGGTACGGGTAGTAGTTCAGAGATTGTACGGGTTGGGCCCGCGTCAGAACGCGCCCTGACGGCTGGGCAGTTCCAGGGGCTGGCCGACGTGCCGGCGGCGGCCGTCTGGCTGGCCAACATCGCCAACCCCAACACCAGGCGGGCCTACAAGACCGACGTCGAGGCCTTCGTGGCCTTCTGTGGCATCGAGCGGGCCGAGGAGTTCCGGGAGGTCACACGGGCCCACGTCATCGCCTGGCGGAGCGTCCTCGAGAGCTCCGCCCCCCCCACGGCCCCTGGTCCTGATGGCCTGCCTCGGCCGCTGGCCCCGGCGACGATCCGCCGCAAGCTCTCGGCCGTCAGCTCGCTGTATGACTACCTCTGCAACGAGAACGCCGTCGAGAGCAACCCCGTGGCCGGCGTCAAGCGGCCCACCGAGGGCGCCAATGAGGGCAAGACGCCCGCGCTCTCGGACGCTCAGGCTCGGGACCTGCTGGCGGCGCCCATGAAGGGCAAGGACCCCGGCTCCATCAAGGCCAGGCGGGACCGGGCCATCCTGGCCACGTACCTGTTCCATGCGCTCCGGCGATCCGAGGTCGCCGACCTGCGCGTGCTCGACATGCGCGAGCGGCGTGGGGTCATGCACTTCACCGTCTTTGGCAAGGGCTCGAAGACCCGTTACGTGCCGGTGCATCCGGCGGCCCTCTCGGCGATCCAGGAGTACCTCACCGCGGCGAAGCACCGCGAGGACCGGTCGGGCGCCCTCTTCCGCCCCGTCCGCAACAACCGCACTGGACGCATGGACCTGGCCATTACCGGTGACGGGATCTACAAGCTGCTCAAGAAGTACGGCGCCGCGGCCGGCATCACCATGGATGGGCTGTGCCTGCACGCCCTGCGCGCAACCGCCGCCACCAACGCCCTCGAGCACCAAGCCGACATCGCCTACGTCCAGATGTGGCTCGGACACTCCTCGATCGCAACGACCAGGCTGTACGACCGGAGAAGATCAAGGCCGGAAGATTCACCTACATTTAAGGTGAGATATTGA
- a CDS encoding DUF6527 family protein yields the protein MSWFRRLWSWFKNLFVERPSTFETARVEEAPEILRPQTVYLIGEDGGIWSVAMRCPCGCGADIHLSTVGGRPRWSVRTEEDDTVTLSPSVWRKAGCKSHFFLRRGMIQWCAESP from the coding sequence ATGAGCTGGTTCCGTCGCCTCTGGTCGTGGTTCAAGAACCTCTTCGTCGAGCGTCCCTCAACCTTCGAGACAGCGCGAGTCGAGGAAGCGCCCGAGATCCTGCGGCCGCAAACGGTCTACCTCATCGGCGAAGACGGTGGCATCTGGAGCGTGGCGATGCGCTGCCCGTGTGGGTGTGGTGCGGACATCCATCTCAGCACGGTGGGGGGGCGGCCGAGATGGTCCGTGCGCACCGAAGAGGACGACACGGTGACGCTTTCGCCATCCGTATGGCGAAAAGCCGGGTGCAAGAGCCACTTCTTCTTGCGGCGAGGCATGATCCAATGGTGCGCGGAGAGTCCATGA
- a CDS encoding type II toxin-antitoxin system RelE/ParE family toxin, producing the protein MSYRMAFSSGVHDAIADQTEYLLESGAGEAVVTDWLARLHDKLQALREYPRLYPRAELVSRAKGYGVHRLNHGEHALFYRIDDDRRVVEVLDFRHGRRKPTTEIGA; encoded by the coding sequence ATGAGCTATCGCATGGCCTTCAGTTCCGGGGTCCACGATGCCATCGCGGACCAAACGGAATACCTCCTCGAGAGCGGTGCCGGTGAAGCCGTCGTGACTGACTGGCTCGCGCGCCTGCATGACAAGCTCCAGGCCTTGAGAGAGTATCCGAGGCTGTATCCCAGGGCCGAGCTCGTTTCACGTGCTAAGGGGTATGGTGTCCACCGCCTGAACCACGGCGAACACGCGCTGTTCTACCGCATCGATGACGATCGGCGTGTGGTCGAGGTGCTCGACTTCCGGCACGGCCGGCGGAAGCCGACGACGGAGATCGGAGCTTGA
- a CDS encoding type II toxin-antitoxin system Phd/YefM family antitoxin, whose product METINIHEAKTHLSRLLQRAARGEEFIIAKAGKPIAKLVGFRESHQPRTGGHWKGLVRIGEDFDAPLPDEVDQAFRGPAQ is encoded by the coding sequence ATGGAAACCATCAACATCCATGAGGCCAAGACCCACCTCTCCCGGCTCCTCCAGCGGGCGGCCCGGGGCGAAGAGTTCATCATTGCGAAGGCCGGCAAGCCCATCGCGAAGCTCGTCGGCTTCCGCGAGAGCCACCAGCCCCGTACGGGGGGCCACTGGAAGGGGCTGGTCCGCATCGGCGAAGACTTCGACGCGCCCCTGCCCGACGAGGTCGACCAGGCGTTCCGGGGACCGGCGCAGTGA
- a CDS encoding type II toxin-antitoxin system VapC family toxin — protein MTGFLLDTHALLWWLSDPEKLSGEARTALTDGQNSVYVSSAAGWEMAIKKRLGRLDYPANLAEVLDKDHIAVLPITLPHALAVSDLPMHHQDPFDRMMLAQAMIEGLVLVTRDDDIRKYDIKVLVA, from the coding sequence GTGACCGGGTTCCTGCTCGACACGCACGCCCTGCTGTGGTGGCTCAGCGATCCCGAGAAGCTCTCCGGAGAAGCCCGGACTGCGCTCACTGACGGTCAGAACTCGGTATACGTGAGCTCGGCGGCAGGGTGGGAGATGGCCATCAAGAAGCGGCTGGGACGGCTCGACTATCCGGCCAACCTGGCCGAGGTGCTCGACAAGGACCACATCGCCGTGCTGCCGATCACGCTCCCGCACGCGCTCGCCGTCTCGGATCTGCCGATGCACCACCAGGATCCGTTTGACCGGATGATGCTCGCCCAGGCGATGATCGAGGGCCTCGTGCTCGTCACCCGCGACGACGACATCCGCAAGTATGACATCAAGGTGCTCGTTGCCTGA
- a CDS encoding helix-turn-helix domain-containing protein produces the protein MIRNESEYQKAVERAEAERQRFAEHEAAWREQGFTDEQIVKLREPLESFHLQLVEEIESYERLKQGQIDEFENLDGLRQVLIGLRIARGMSQRDLAKQLGVSETQVSRDERNEYHGVTVERAHRVLEALGVKLVTRVEVQPLPPGSGGAAA, from the coding sequence ATGATCCGCAACGAGAGCGAGTACCAGAAGGCAGTTGAGCGTGCGGAAGCCGAACGACAACGATTCGCCGAACACGAGGCGGCGTGGAGGGAGCAGGGTTTTACCGACGAGCAGATCGTAAAGCTCCGTGAGCCCTTGGAATCCTTCCACCTCCAATTGGTGGAAGAGATCGAGAGCTACGAGCGGCTCAAGCAGGGGCAGATCGACGAGTTCGAGAACCTCGATGGCCTGCGTCAGGTGCTCATTGGGCTGCGCATCGCGCGCGGCATGAGCCAGCGTGACCTGGCCAAGCAACTGGGCGTCTCGGAGACCCAGGTCTCCCGGGACGAACGCAATGAGTACCACGGGGTCACCGTCGAGCGGGCCCACCGGGTGCTCGAAGCGCTCGGAGTCAAGCTGGTCACGCGCGTCGAAGTCCAGCCATTGCCCCCGGGAAGTGGGGGGGCGGCGGCGTAG
- a CDS encoding ThiF family adenylyltransferase, producing the protein MTGSQHAELKGHLFPGDGEEAVAVALCGRCGSDALMVHEIRLIPHEACDRSPLRVTWPPTMVGDLLSRANTGAMAVLKLHSHPNGLEEFSGTDDHSDRVFFESVFGWVDDDRPHASAVMLPNGRVFARTVHTDGAFGVVSKVSIIGDDIAIWANDVDEAVPGFAVRHAQLFGAGTTNLLRRLTIGVAGCSGTGSPLVEQLARLGVGELVLVDPDHVEEKNLNRIVGATMEDARNARPKVQVLARSVEAMGLGTIVRPYASELQDRDALGALAKCDVVFGCMDSLAGRNVLNRLARYYTIAYIDVGVKLDGDGKGGVDQVAGSVHYLRPDGAGLMQRGVFSSEALRAENLRDTDPEDYADQVQRGYIRGIREDRPAVVSVNSYFASLAVLELLSRLHEFRSDDNAAFAAQRISLTNTLWQREADQGASNRELKMVGRGDDSPLLGMPALGEVGIR; encoded by the coding sequence ATGACCGGGAGCCAGCACGCGGAGCTGAAGGGGCATCTATTTCCAGGAGACGGCGAGGAAGCCGTCGCGGTGGCTCTGTGTGGGCGATGCGGATCCGACGCCCTGATGGTCCACGAGATTCGGCTCATTCCGCACGAAGCGTGTGATCGCAGCCCCTTGCGTGTGACGTGGCCGCCGACGATGGTGGGGGACTTGCTATCTCGCGCAAACACCGGCGCGATGGCCGTGCTCAAGCTGCATTCCCATCCTAATGGTCTTGAGGAGTTCTCTGGGACGGATGATCACTCGGATCGTGTCTTCTTCGAATCCGTCTTCGGATGGGTGGATGATGACCGTCCCCACGCGAGTGCGGTCATGCTTCCCAACGGTCGCGTGTTCGCCCGAACGGTCCACACCGATGGGGCATTTGGGGTGGTTTCCAAGGTCAGCATCATCGGCGATGACATCGCCATCTGGGCGAATGACGTGGACGAAGCCGTGCCTGGCTTCGCGGTCCGCCACGCCCAACTCTTCGGCGCGGGGACGACGAATCTGCTCAGAAGGCTGACCATCGGTGTCGCAGGGTGCTCGGGAACCGGCAGCCCGCTCGTCGAGCAACTGGCCCGCCTGGGTGTCGGCGAGCTTGTGCTTGTCGACCCCGATCACGTCGAAGAGAAGAACCTCAACCGGATCGTCGGGGCAACCATGGAGGATGCCCGGAACGCCCGGCCCAAGGTCCAGGTGTTGGCGCGTTCGGTGGAGGCGATGGGCCTCGGCACCATCGTCCGGCCATACGCGTCCGAGTTACAGGACAGAGACGCCCTCGGGGCTCTGGCGAAGTGCGATGTGGTCTTTGGGTGCATGGACAGCTTGGCTGGCCGGAACGTGCTGAATCGCCTGGCCCGCTACTACACGATCGCGTACATCGATGTAGGGGTGAAGCTCGATGGTGATGGCAAGGGCGGCGTCGACCAGGTGGCCGGATCGGTGCACTACCTGCGCCCCGACGGGGCCGGGCTCATGCAGCGGGGTGTCTTCAGTTCCGAAGCTCTCAGGGCGGAGAACCTCCGCGACACGGACCCGGAGGACTACGCCGATCAGGTCCAGCGCGGCTACATCAGGGGTATTCGCGAGGACCGGCCCGCGGTGGTCAGCGTGAACAGCTACTTCGCGAGCCTCGCGGTCCTGGAGCTTCTCTCACGCTTGCACGAGTTTCGCTCCGATGACAACGCCGCGTTCGCGGCTCAGCGCATCAGCCTGACCAACACGCTCTGGCAGCGTGAAGCGGACCAAGGGGCGAGCAATAGAGAGCTGAAGATGGTGGGCAGGGGGGACGACTCCCCATTGCTGGGCATGCCGGCCCTGGGAGAGGTGGGAATTCGATGA
- a CDS encoding phenylalanine--tRNA ligase beta subunit-related protein, protein MSVRLRVSVDEAIYGAYPGYQAIVIYGAGLDNRGPAPWCGALLRLAESGQRLEHAAEGQALDPRLAAWRRAYSAFGAKPSRHHCSPEAMLKRVIAGRELPTINPIVDLYNAISLKHLIPIGGEDLDQVLDTPTLRFARGDEEFAISAQGELAIERPTPGEVIWIDGLGVTCRRWNWRQCRRTMISRETTNAYFVLDRLDPVLERLVETAALELAAGLKRLSPEATLTAECVSATGRRPIDSLDV, encoded by the coding sequence ATGAGCGTTCGACTTCGTGTTAGCGTCGACGAGGCGATCTATGGGGCCTACCCCGGCTACCAGGCCATCGTGATCTACGGTGCGGGCCTCGATAATCGCGGCCCGGCCCCGTGGTGCGGGGCCCTGCTGCGGTTGGCCGAGTCCGGCCAGCGGCTCGAGCACGCGGCCGAGGGCCAGGCCCTGGATCCCCGCCTGGCCGCATGGCGTCGTGCTTACAGCGCCTTTGGAGCGAAGCCGAGCCGGCACCACTGCTCGCCCGAGGCCATGCTCAAGCGCGTGATCGCCGGTCGAGAGCTGCCCACGATCAACCCCATCGTCGACCTGTACAACGCCATCAGCCTCAAGCACCTCATCCCCATTGGCGGAGAGGACCTCGACCAGGTCCTAGACACGCCCACCTTGCGCTTCGCCCGCGGCGACGAGGAATTCGCCATCAGCGCCCAAGGCGAGTTGGCCATTGAGCGTCCCACTCCCGGCGAGGTTATCTGGATCGATGGCCTGGGCGTGACCTGCCGGAGATGGAACTGGCGCCAGTGCCGCCGGACCATGATCAGCCGCGAGACCACGAACGCGTACTTCGTCCTCGACCGGCTGGATCCGGTTCTAGAACGGCTGGTCGAAACCGCGGCCCTGGAGCTCGCCGCGGGGCTCAAGCGGCTGTCGCCCGAGGCGACCCTCACTGCAGAATGTGTGTCGGCGACGGGCAGGCGGCCGATAGACAGCCTCGACGTATAA
- a CDS encoding MobC family plasmid mobilization relaxosome protein, with protein sequence MAQTQAAQKGPGGRPKLDDEERRCRPTHIRWTIAEYNSIHTNADLAGVSVSEYVRRRSLGLPVVAKHARSDARLVHELNAIGVNLNQIARNLNTGRKGVRAVDLDDILVQLRDALGRAIEQLDD encoded by the coding sequence ATGGCACAGACCCAAGCAGCACAGAAGGGGCCCGGCGGGAGGCCAAAGCTCGACGACGAAGAGCGTCGGTGCCGGCCGACACACATCCGCTGGACGATCGCCGAGTACAACAGCATCCACACGAACGCCGACCTGGCGGGGGTGAGCGTGAGCGAGTACGTCCGGCGGCGATCGCTCGGCCTTCCGGTGGTGGCTAAGCACGCCAGATCGGACGCCCGATTGGTGCACGAACTCAATGCGATCGGGGTGAACCTGAACCAGATCGCGCGCAACCTCAACACCGGCCGTAAGGGCGTGCGTGCGGTCGATCTCGACGACATTCTGGTCCAACTCCGTGACGCCCTCGGCCGGGCTATAGAGCAGCTTGATGATTAA
- a CDS encoding DUF6014 family protein, protein MWTHPGVRTHQESHQDRLITGSNDRPTPWRYSDHAGDPDARPPEVASIDESEDVDHVLTDLQDAIAHGDLHDVAALVDHLGRATQRFPQRWLELLRDALREGRWDGLSAAFAAREFIGPRGDVLLLGRYRQQRDGVDHDVLSMLCGRLKPRVDLGHVAAVSEDLFGHPPQNPPEAIGIEVSHAAGAVGGAGGEAFVVPDGWGWTESHRGPAFNDMTEQRKRFGDAMECIKRILDEPTAALLTGLVGGVDGMVEAAAMEYGLHDAAGHGNGIHLSEKLGGGHLPNATYCGFEEFRADGVALEVAGRMFGPERAGRIAASNTIVRLGLDAHRLGGLDADTDAQCTLLHFHHLLESGLLAIEGSTGRLTLARHDAPTLWRAFKPQRDLAIRVTQCELGLKKPAGLSWLYATHFNVPASSRHIFQEKVVAPCLGVHSLK, encoded by the coding sequence ATGTGGACCCACCCCGGCGTGCGGACCCATCAGGAATCGCACCAAGACAGGCTCATCACGGGATCGAACGATCGCCCAACGCCCTGGCGATACAGCGACCATGCGGGAGACCCGGACGCGCGCCCTCCAGAAGTCGCGTCGATTGACGAGAGCGAGGATGTCGACCATGTGCTCACCGATCTCCAGGACGCGATCGCCCACGGTGACCTCCACGATGTCGCGGCGCTGGTGGACCACCTGGGCCGCGCGACCCAACGCTTCCCCCAGCGATGGCTGGAGCTGCTGCGGGACGCCCTTCGGGAGGGACGCTGGGATGGGCTGAGCGCCGCCTTCGCCGCCCGGGAGTTCATCGGGCCCCGGGGTGACGTGCTGCTGCTGGGGCGGTATCGCCAGCAGCGAGACGGGGTCGACCACGATGTGCTATCCATGCTTTGCGGCCGGCTCAAGCCCCGCGTGGACCTTGGCCACGTGGCGGCGGTCAGCGAGGACCTCTTCGGCCATCCGCCCCAGAACCCGCCGGAGGCGATCGGTATCGAGGTCTCGCATGCCGCAGGGGCCGTGGGGGGCGCAGGCGGAGAGGCCTTCGTGGTGCCGGACGGCTGGGGGTGGACCGAGTCCCACCGCGGGCCCGCGTTCAACGACATGACCGAGCAGCGCAAGCGCTTCGGTGACGCGATGGAGTGCATCAAGCGGATCTTGGACGAACCGACCGCCGCGCTGCTCACCGGCCTCGTCGGTGGCGTAGACGGCATGGTCGAGGCGGCCGCCATGGAGTACGGGTTGCACGACGCGGCGGGCCACGGCAACGGCATCCATCTCTCGGAGAAGCTGGGAGGGGGCCACCTGCCCAACGCGACGTACTGCGGCTTCGAGGAGTTCCGGGCCGATGGCGTGGCCCTTGAAGTTGCGGGCCGTATGTTCGGACCCGAGCGTGCCGGCCGCATCGCCGCGTCGAACACGATCGTCCGCCTCGGGCTCGACGCCCATCGCCTTGGCGGGCTGGATGCCGACACGGACGCCCAGTGCACCCTGCTGCACTTCCACCACCTCCTGGAATCGGGGCTACTGGCGATCGAGGGCTCGACCGGCCGCCTGACGCTGGCGCGACACGATGCACCCACGCTGTGGCGGGCCTTCAAGCCCCAACGCGACCTGGCCATCCGGGTCACCCAGTGCGAGCTGGGCCTGAAGAAGCCGGCAGGCCTGAGCTGGCTGTACGCGACGCACTTCAACGTGCCCGCATCCTCCAGGCACATCTTTCAGGAGAAGGTCGTGGCGCCCTGCCTCGGCGTCCACAGCCTGAAGTAG